A genomic segment from Candidatus Poribacteria bacterium encodes:
- a CDS encoding LamG domain-containing protein, whose protein sequence is MVHLKEDLKKMKQNLKFTMMDCKLIPYLVCLLLIATFYVTPLAAFAADVLDPDLVLYFDYEDFKGDTVVEKSGRGYDGAINGKVTQSNDGKFGKAAHFVTGSFLDLDGPNIKPEDIPTEGMSIVAWINVEAVADMAVFNARAGDNTWLVHPEARGSGKFRWLNRSPGGATIFDIRAGDNKANEWQHYAGTFSRADGKAILYINGRNVGEEKARVGTPIAGDWDNGARVGYNIDNNRPFAGLMDDFNVWKRGLTEEEVNAIMNDGVEAFLAVEARGKLATTWGRLKAN, encoded by the coding sequence ATGGTTCATCTCAAGGAGGACCTGAAAAAAATGAAACAGAACCTAAAATTTACAATGATGGATTGTAAACTAATCCCTTATCTGGTGTGCCTACTCCTGATAGCGACTTTCTATGTAACCCCTTTGGCAGCTTTTGCAGCGGATGTTTTAGACCCGGATTTGGTGCTTTACTTCGATTATGAAGACTTTAAAGGGGATACCGTCGTTGAAAAATCTGGTCGTGGCTACGATGGCGCAATTAACGGAAAGGTCACACAATCCAATGACGGGAAATTCGGCAAAGCCGCCCACTTCGTAACCGGAAGTTTCCTCGACTTAGATGGACCCAATATCAAGCCTGAAGATATTCCGACTGAAGGTATGAGTATTGTGGCATGGATCAACGTCGAAGCCGTCGCAGATATGGCGGTTTTTAACGCACGTGCAGGTGATAATACATGGCTCGTCCATCCAGAGGCACGCGGCAGCGGCAAATTTCGCTGGCTCAATCGGAGTCCCGGTGGAGCGACTATCTTTGACATTCGCGCCGGGGATAACAAGGCGAATGAATGGCAGCATTACGCTGGCACGTTCAGTCGCGCCGATGGGAAAGCCATCCTTTACATCAATGGAAGAAATGTCGGTGAAGAAAAAGCACGCGTCGGCACGCCTATCGCAGGAGATTGGGACAACGGGGCACGCGTCGGTTATAACATTGACAACAACCGTCCCTTCGCCGGACTGATGGACGATTTCAACGTCTGGAAACGGGGTTTGACAGAGGAAGAAGTCAATGCCATTATGAACGACGGTGTTGAGGCGTTTCTTGCTGTGGAAGCGCGCGGTAAACTCGCAACCACTTGGGGACGGCTTAAAGCAAACTAA
- a CDS encoding helix-turn-helix domain-containing protein: MRIRNAVVEYDLEEAAALLDISPADLKQAASAGHLQYYYRLGEDGYRFHEASLRANQDLLSQEDYLAKVLRTCSPSETNTESDASESDPPSTPSDP; the protein is encoded by the coding sequence ATGCGAATACGCAATGCCGTGGTTGAATATGACCTAGAAGAGGCGGCGGCACTGCTGGATATTTCACCCGCAGACCTGAAACAGGCGGCCAGTGCTGGACATCTCCAATATTACTACCGACTCGGTGAAGATGGCTATCGGTTCCATGAGGCGAGTCTCCGCGCCAATCAAGATTTGCTTTCGCAGGAAGACTATCTCGCTAAAGTGCTACGCACGTGTTCACCTTCAGAGACGAACACGGAGTCTGATGCATCGGAATCAGATCCCCCGTCCACGCCCTCCGATCCATAA
- a CDS encoding phosphatase PAP2 family protein, producing MEGITEFGHYRAVMGLSVLLMAYGDEAHQETGRLLSSAFLGTGLVTFGMKRLIGRKRPLDESLGNPAFPSGHTSLAFSSATILGCRYPKWRIPLYVGAGLVGFSRIYLGRHYTSDVIAGAAIGTAMGMLVWHQRVPLLQWEF from the coding sequence ATGGAAGGGATAACAGAATTTGGGCATTATCGGGCAGTTATGGGGCTTTCTGTTCTCCTCATGGCATACGGTGATGAAGCACATCAGGAAACTGGCAGGCTTTTATCTTCCGCGTTCCTCGGGACTGGGTTGGTAACGTTTGGTATGAAGAGGTTGATTGGTCGGAAACGTCCCCTTGATGAGAGCTTGGGGAATCCAGCTTTTCCGTCTGGACATACATCCTTAGCGTTCAGTTCAGCAACGATTTTAGGGTGTCGGTATCCGAAATGGCGGATTCCGCTCTATGTTGGAGCAGGACTCGTCGGTTTTTCGCGTATCTATCTCGGACGACATTACACGTCAGATGTGATAGCCGGGGCAGCAATTGGAACAGCGATGGGAATGCTGGTTTGGCATCAGCGCGTCCCGCTACTGCAATGGGAATTTTAG